TAAGTCGGGCATAATAAAAAAAGGCTTAAAGTATCGACGCTCTGGCTTCGGGGCCCCCATGGGCGGGATCGGGGCGTACGCCGGGCTCATCGACATGGGCGAGTTCGCGCTGGCCATGACCACGGACGGCGTGGGCACCAAGCTGATCATCGCCGACGCCATGAAAAAGTGGGATACCGTGGGCATCGACTGCATCGCCATGAACGTCAACGATCTTTATGTCATGGGCGTGGAGCCCCTGGCCTTCGTCGACTACATCTCCATCGAGAAGCCGGACGATGAACTAATACGCCAGGTGATGGTGGGCCTGGACGAGGGCGCCAGGCAGGCGAACGTCACCATCGTCGGCGGCGAGACCGCCGCGCTCCCCGACATCATCAAGGGCTTCGACCTCGCGGGCACTGCCGTGGGATACGTGGGCAAAAACGAGGTCGTCACCGGCGAGAGCATAAGGCCGGGCGACGTAGTCATCGGGCTGCCCTCGAGCGGCATTCACTCGAACGGCTACAGCCTCGTGCGCAAGGTCATCGAGAAGTGTGGCCTCAAATATGCGGACCCGCTGCCCTACGATAAAACGAAGACCATAGGCGCGGAGCTCCTCAAGCCTACCCGGATATACTCGGAAGTCGTGCCCATCTTCCGGAAGTACCCGGTTAAGGGAATGGCCCACATCACAGGCGGCGGGCTCATGAATTTGCGGCGGATCACCGACTACGGGTTCGAGTTTACCGACCCCATGCCAGTGCCGCAGGTCTTTACCTGGCTCCAGAAGCTCGGCGGAATCGACGATAAGGAGATGTACCGGACCTTTAACATGGGCATGGGCTACGTTATAATTACCGACAAGGAGAGCGCCGGGGCCATCGTGAAGATGACCGACGGCAAGATAGCGGGCAGCATCGTGCAGGAAGGCTGCACGGTCCGCGGCGTCACGATGTGGTAAGGCCATGGCCTGGCTGCCCCGCAAGCTCGTGCACATATCGGGCGCGGCCTTCGCCTTTATCGGGCTCTACGACCGGGCGCTCTCGCTCGGCATCGCGCTGGCCGGCATCATCGCGTTCTTTATCCTCGAGGCGGCCCGGCGCCGCATAGACCTGCCATTCCTTTCCGCCCTCTACCGGGACTCGGAGAAAAAGAGCATCGCTTCCGAGCCGCTTTTATATCTACTCTGTATCGCCACGCTGCTCGCCGTATCCCTGGCCTTCGACCCGCCTGCGTGCCTCGCCGCCATCGTCGTTCTCACGATAGGCGACGGCATCGCCGGCATCGCGGGAAGGGCTGTCGGACGGCACAGGCTCCCGAATAGCCAAAAAACCTGGGAAGGCTCGCTATCGGGTTTTATAGCGGCCTCTGCCATAGGATTTTTATTCGCCGGCCCACTGGCCATCGCAGGAGCGGCGGCGGGCATGGCCGCCGAGGCCTATTCCGGGCGGCTGGAGAACCTATCGGTCGCGGCCATCTCCTTCCTCGCCATGGCCATACTTTCAGCCCTCATATGAACAAAATATCTATACTCCTAATCGTCTAATTAATGCAATATGAATATGAAAGCCGTCGTATCGGGGCTCATCGGAGCGGTCATTATACTGATCGGCTTATTTGCATGGTTTTTAACGCTAATGGCCCTCATCTCAGGCGCGTCCTGGGCTGTATACATGGGCCTTGCCGGGCTACTATTAGTGGGGATAGGAGCAGCGTTCGTATATATCGCATATACGTCCACCCAGCAGGATAAGATGGGCGACGCCCGCTACCACAACATGGAGCGGCAGGTGCTGGCCCTCGCCAAAAAGAATAAGGGCACGGTCACCGTGGCCGACCTCATCAACGCCGGCTTCGAGTCGGACGAGGCCGAGAGGGTGCTTGATAAAATGTCCAGGAAAGGTATCTGCGACATCAACCTCGACGCCACGGAGGCGAGCGGCATCACCACGTACTCGTTCCCCACGCTCATACCCTTCGGGCAGGACGAAAAAACGGCGAAGGTGTGAGCGATGTACCCGAGGAAGCCGGTTTATCTAATACTGTTAACGCTCATCGTGATATCCCTCGCGCCGCACGCGGGCGCGCAGGACACGTACAGCTGGCAGGTCAACTACCAGCACGTCGTGCTGGACGTGGACCGCTCGGGCTCCGTGCTGATGACCTACGAGGTCGACGCTAATATTCAGCAGGGCGTCTGGACCGAGGTCTGGATACCCGAGACCGTATCGAACATGCAGGTCTCGGACGTTACGGACGGCAGCGGCCTGAGGCATTCCTTCTACATCGATAGCGGACAGATCAAGACCCAGGGATGGGACCTGGGCCAGGGCGATCACGTCTATTTGCGCATCAACGCGACGCTGCCCGACTTCGTGTACCAGTCCGACACGCAGGGCTATGACATTGTGACCTTCGCGCCACCCTACTGGGACATGTCTATCACGGACACCCAGGTCAAGTTCTACCTGCCGGGCAACGTGTCCAAAGACCAGGTCTTTACCGGCAGCAAGCTCTACGATAACTTCGGGGTCGAGGACGGAAAAGCCTGGGTCTACTTCCAGAACACCAACCTGGCGCCCAACGAGCAGTTCCAGGTGGCCGTGAGCTTCCCGGACACGTACATGACAGCCGGAGCCGCCATATCTAAGGCCACCCAACCCACTTACGTTCCGCCGTCATCGTCTGTGGGCCTCGGGCTCCTCGGCACGCTCTTCTCCTGCTGCGGCGGGCCTTTCTTTTTCGTGGCCATCATCCTCTTGGTGTTCGCGGCGCCGATCATCGGCTCGCTCTCCCGGCGGCCCTATTCCTCGCCGGTGGTCAGCATGGACGGCATCGGCATTAATAAGGACCTCGACCCGGTCGAGGCGGCCACGCTGCTGCGGGCAGACCCCCGTAGAATTCTCACCATGATCATGTTCGGCATGATGAAAAAAGGCAACGTCAAGCTTATCTCTACCGACCCGACCCGGCTCGAGCTCGTGTCCCGGGACGGCTTGAATTATTATGAGAAGCTGTTCGCCGACGCCATCTATCAGCACACTCTTCTCGAGTCCAAGCTGCTGGAGTGCTTCAAGGTGCTCGCCAGGCGCGTCGTGGACAAGACCCGGCCGTACAGCCGAAAGGAGACCGAGGATTACTATAAGACGAAGATCGACGAGGCGTGGGCCCAGATAAAGGCGGTGGACACGCCCGAGCTGAAGCTCGAGAAGTACGATACGGACATGTTCTGGCTCATGGCCGACGAACAGTTCACTAAAAAGACCAGGGACTATGTCGCCGACGTTCCGGGCAGCGGGACGGTCTACGTTCCGACGCATTACTGGTGGTACCCCTACTACTTCGGGCTTCCCCACTACTACGGCACCGGCGCCCCGCAGCCGTCATCCGGAGCGCCCACGGCGC
This genomic window from Methanocella sp. contains:
- the purM gene encoding phosphoribosylformylglycinamidine cyclo-ligase; protein product: MREKHMTYAGAGVDINKLESIKSGIIKKGLKYRRSGFGAPMGGIGAYAGLIDMGEFALAMTTDGVGTKLIIADAMKKWDTVGIDCIAMNVNDLYVMGVEPLAFVDYISIEKPDDELIRQVMVGLDEGARQANVTIVGGETAALPDIIKGFDLAGTAVGYVGKNEVVTGESIRPGDVVIGLPSSGIHSNGYSLVRKVIEKCGLKYADPLPYDKTKTIGAELLKPTRIYSEVVPIFRKYPVKGMAHITGGGLMNLRRITDYGFEFTDPMPVPQVFTWLQKLGGIDDKEMYRTFNMGMGYVIITDKESAGAIVKMTDGKIAGSIVQEGCTVRGVTMW
- a CDS encoding phosphatidate cytidylyltransferase — its product is MAWLPRKLVHISGAAFAFIGLYDRALSLGIALAGIIAFFILEAARRRIDLPFLSALYRDSEKKSIASEPLLYLLCIATLLAVSLAFDPPACLAAIVVLTIGDGIAGIAGRAVGRHRLPNSQKTWEGSLSGFIAASAIGFLFAGPLAIAGAAAGMAAEAYSGRLENLSVAAISFLAMAILSALI
- a CDS encoding zinc ribbon domain-containing protein, giving the protein MNMKAVVSGLIGAVIILIGLFAWFLTLMALISGASWAVYMGLAGLLLVGIGAAFVYIAYTSTQQDKMGDARYHNMERQVLALAKKNKGTVTVADLINAGFESDEAERVLDKMSRKGICDINLDATEASGITTYSFPTLIPFGQDEKTAKV